The following are encoded together in the Natronolimnobius sp. AArcel1 genome:
- a CDS encoding SelT/SelW/SelH family protein — protein sequence MATVEIEYCAPCGFLSRAEDVQHALLTAFEADLEAVALVPGDNGVFVVRVDDTVIFEKGDDEYDVDEIVRSARQCL from the coding sequence ATGGCAACGGTCGAGATTGAATACTGCGCCCCGTGTGGGTTCTTGTCACGAGCAGAGGACGTCCAACATGCGCTGTTGACGGCCTTCGAAGCCGACCTCGAGGCGGTCGCGCTGGTCCCGGGAGACAATGGGGTATTTGTCGTTCGGGTTGACGATACTGTCATCTTCGAGAAGGGTGATGACGAGTACGATGTCGACGAAATCGTCCGCAGTGCCCGCCAATGCCTCTAA